Proteins from a genomic interval of Marmoricola sp. OAE513:
- a CDS encoding FAD-dependent oxidoreductase gives MARVVVIGGGFGGLASAARLAKLGHEVTLLEARDTLGGALGYVEKDGFRWDEGPTSTLLPAVIRDFFRKSGRPAEKEIDLVPVEPVARHRFEDETVLDLPGGSRAAQLEAVERAFGNGAGEKWTSYVDDFAEVWEVLRKDWFERPFFPEHAAKQTLALLETRLTLHKMVTKEFKDKRLQLLAMHAAKFEGHDPRNVPAWVGVWSYVEQNFGAWTLPGGMGQLVDVLADRLSTRGVTVVSGSTALDLVVENGAVVAVRTESGDHAADAVVVAMDPRRLPALAKHVERTMPAIPPVMSYIGVTGEVPDLPHEVVLHGDPTIVLRTTGTAPEGAHAWTLLGRGQLAEDIVTALARRGIRVRDQVEVRVDRSPRELVEHWNGSPFGVLWQGRGTVKHRVGTQSPISGVYLAGAHTTPGAGLPSVGLSAALVAQLIGPA, from the coding sequence ATGGCGCGCGTAGTGGTGATCGGTGGCGGGTTCGGCGGACTGGCGAGTGCGGCCCGGCTGGCCAAGCTCGGCCACGAGGTGACCCTGCTCGAGGCGCGCGACACCCTGGGTGGTGCGCTCGGGTACGTCGAGAAGGACGGGTTCCGCTGGGACGAGGGCCCGACCAGCACCTTGCTGCCGGCGGTGATCCGGGACTTCTTCCGCAAGTCAGGACGCCCCGCCGAGAAGGAGATCGACCTCGTCCCCGTCGAGCCGGTGGCGCGGCACCGGTTCGAGGACGAGACCGTGCTCGACCTTCCCGGCGGCAGTCGCGCTGCCCAGCTCGAGGCTGTCGAGCGCGCGTTCGGCAACGGCGCCGGGGAGAAGTGGACGAGCTACGTCGACGACTTCGCCGAGGTGTGGGAGGTCCTGCGCAAGGACTGGTTCGAGCGTCCGTTCTTCCCCGAGCACGCCGCCAAGCAGACGCTTGCCCTGCTCGAGACCCGCCTGACGCTGCACAAGATGGTCACCAAGGAGTTCAAGGACAAGCGCCTCCAGCTGCTCGCGATGCACGCGGCGAAGTTCGAGGGGCACGACCCGCGCAACGTGCCGGCCTGGGTCGGTGTCTGGTCCTACGTCGAGCAGAACTTCGGCGCCTGGACGCTCCCGGGGGGCATGGGGCAGCTCGTCGACGTGCTCGCCGACCGTCTGAGCACCCGCGGCGTCACCGTCGTCAGCGGGAGCACGGCTCTGGACCTGGTCGTGGAGAACGGCGCCGTGGTCGCCGTACGGACGGAGTCCGGTGACCACGCCGCCGACGCCGTGGTGGTGGCGATGGACCCGCGCCGCCTGCCCGCGCTCGCCAAACACGTCGAGCGCACGATGCCGGCGATCCCGCCGGTGATGTCGTACATCGGCGTCACCGGTGAGGTGCCCGACCTGCCGCACGAGGTCGTCCTGCACGGCGACCCCACCATCGTGCTGCGGACGACGGGCACGGCACCCGAGGGCGCGCACGCCTGGACCCTGCTCGGCCGGGGCCAGCTCGCCGAGGACATCGTGACCGCGCTCGCCCGGCGCGGCATCCGGGTCCGCGACCAGGTCGAGGTCCGGGTCGACCGGTCCCCGCGCGAGCTCGTCGAGCACTGGAACGGTTCGCCGTTCGGGGTGCTGTGGCAGGGCCGCGGCACCGTCAAGCACCGCGTCGGCACGCAGTCACCGATCAGCGGGGTGTACCTCGCCGGCGCGCACACGACCCCGGGAGCAGGCCTTCCCAGCGTCGGCCTCTCGGCAGCGCTGGTGGCCCAGCTGATCGGGCCCGCTTAG